Genomic DNA from Candidatus Nitrosopumilus koreensis AR1:
GAAATTTTAGTTTTGTAATCTGGATGCCATCCTATTTCTTCTTTATCCGACAGTATCTGAAAAGTGCCACGTCTAACAAAAGGAGATTTACATAATGGTCTTATACACAATGCATCAGTTCCATAGTTTGCCCATTGAAGTAATTCTCTACCCCGAGATTTTTTGGTATTGTCATGGGAATTATTATCTAAAGATTCTTCCATCTCGTCAAATCTTCGTTCCCATTCTGTTCTCAATAAATTATCAAATTTTTTTAATTCATCAAAGAATATCAATTCATTTCTAATCCACTTTGATCTATGCTCACTAGCAAGGTAGAAGTCACTCTTGCAATGTCTTTTCGTGTTATCGCCTACAGAAATCCAATCTAATTGTTTTACAAAAGTTCTGTCATCATTAGGCAAATCTTTATCAGATATGGCTGATTCGTCAAAATAAATTGGTAAATTATCATTAGTGTATTTTCTAGATATGTCTAAAATTTTTTCTCTAACTTCATTTTTAGATATATTTCTAGATATTTGCCCCGTCAATCTAAGCAAAACTTCTCCCCACCACCAACCAAGTAATTCATCATACAAATCATTAATTCGGTTAGGAATCACACTATAATCAAGACTTGAAATAATTGCTTTTTTATTTCATTAATTTTTGGGTATGTGTCTATGATGTAGATGTTATCTAATAGACTAAATTTTTGATAATCATCTAGCTTGTTAAATTTATCATAATGCTTTTCATGAGAAACATCTATTTTTTTCGCGATTTCATTAATTTTTTTAAAACTGATGCAGTGTCTCTGTTTTCAGGACGTAAGTTAGTTAAGACTGAAGAATCAGAAATTTTTTGCGTAGTGATTATCATCAACATTGTGTCTTGTGGTCTCAGTTTTTTTTCAAAATATGCTTCACTCCAATTTCCCAAGGTGTTCCAAAAATCTGTACTGGAATTGGTCAATTTCCCTTTGTCATCCTTGTGGTGTTTGGTTTCTATCCCAACAATAATTTGTTCATCTTTTATGAGGGACACATCATCAAATTTTTCCAAAGCAATTTCAGTATTTTCGTTACTTTTCAACAATAAAGACAATGCAAAATATGCCTCGTAAACATACCCTACAAAGGAATCACTTGCGTCAATTTTTTTCATTGTTTGCATGCTATCATATTCATAAAATAATTGCAAGTACTTTAACTTGATTGCATCTCAATCTTAGTGTTTTATGTAGAGACTTTAACCAATTCGAAAATTCTCCTTAAGAGAATTTTAAATACAATTTTTATTTTTGATTTTTATTTTCTTGTCTTGCAATCCAGTTCAAAATTTTCTCATTATCTTCTTTGATTTGTTCAAGTTCAGTTTTTTCTGATTTTAATTTCTCGTTTTCAACACGCATTCTTTCATCATCAGATATAGTCAACAATGGAATTGCCTTTTGATATTCAGAAAATCTCTCAAAATCATCTTCCTGATATCGCTCATAGTGAGATTCCAA
This window encodes:
- a CDS encoding ABC-three component system protein encodes the protein MIPNRINDLYDELLGWWWGEVLLRLTGQISRNISKNEVREKILDISRKYTNDNLPIYFDESAISDKDLPNDDRTFVKQLDWISVGDNTKRHCKSDFYLASEHRSKWIRNELIFFDELKKFDNLLRTEWERRFDEMEESLDNNSHDNTKKSRGRELLQWANYGTDALCIRPLCKSPFVRRGTFQILSDKEEIGWHPDYKTKISKMDKNESNE